In the Adlercreutzia equolifaciens DSM 19450 genome, one interval contains:
- a CDS encoding YfcC family protein: MAETTMEAVPIPTEEPKREKKKRKFSFPSAFTILFIVTIVAVICTWFVPAGQYSKLLYDSESGKLEMTTPTGEVSELDATQQTLDELGVKIDIDQFTSGAITKAVSIPGTYEGLDPHPVSLADIPYSMVWGVIDGIDVMVFILCLGGLIGVVKVTGAFESGLSALTKKTKGREFLLVFGVSVFMIFGGTMCGLEEEAVAFYPILAPIFIALGYDSIVVVGAIFMAGSIGTTFSTVNPFSAVIASNAAGTVFTEGIAVRAFALVVGAIVFLLYLHWYAKKVKADPKFSYSYEDREKFNAQWELDESGAAAREFGLRKKIVLVIFVAAFIIMIVGVMNLGWWFPQMAAEFVTLSILVMFIGGTGKDGVGEAKMVDAFGAGASSLVPVALIIGLARGVNHVLTEGMISDTMLNAASNLVAGMSGPLFVVCLLLIFFVLGFVVPSSSGLAVLAMPIFAPLADTVGIPRWIIVAAYQFGQYAMLYIAPTGLVMATLQMLDMKMSHWFKFVWPMMVFTLVFGAILLSICSVVFAV, from the coding sequence ATGGCCGAGACAACCATGGAAGCCGTTCCCATCCCGACCGAAGAGCCCAAGAGGGAGAAAAAGAAGCGCAAGTTCTCTTTTCCCTCGGCGTTCACGATTCTGTTTATCGTGACCATCGTTGCCGTCATTTGCACGTGGTTCGTGCCGGCCGGCCAGTACTCGAAGCTGCTCTACGATTCCGAGAGCGGCAAATTGGAGATGACGACGCCGACCGGCGAGGTGTCCGAGCTTGATGCGACCCAGCAAACGCTCGATGAGCTGGGCGTGAAAATCGACATCGATCAATTCACGAGCGGCGCCATCACCAAGGCGGTGTCTATTCCCGGCACCTATGAAGGGCTCGATCCGCATCCGGTGTCGCTTGCCGACATTCCCTACTCCATGGTCTGGGGCGTGATCGACGGCATCGACGTCATGGTGTTCATCCTGTGCCTGGGCGGTCTTATCGGCGTCGTGAAAGTGACGGGCGCCTTCGAAAGCGGCCTTTCCGCCCTCACGAAGAAGACCAAGGGCCGCGAGTTTCTGCTCGTGTTCGGCGTGTCGGTGTTCATGATCTTCGGCGGCACCATGTGCGGCCTGGAGGAGGAGGCCGTGGCCTTCTACCCGATTCTCGCGCCGATCTTCATCGCGCTCGGCTACGACTCCATTGTGGTCGTGGGCGCGATCTTCATGGCCGGATCCATCGGCACCACGTTCTCTACGGTGAACCCCTTCTCGGCCGTTATTGCCTCAAATGCTGCCGGCACGGTGTTCACCGAGGGCATCGCCGTGCGCGCCTTCGCTCTCGTCGTGGGCGCCATTGTGTTTCTGCTGTACCTGCATTGGTATGCCAAGAAGGTGAAGGCCGACCCGAAATTCAGCTACTCCTACGAGGATCGCGAGAAGTTCAATGCCCAGTGGGAGCTGGATGAAAGCGGTGCAGCGGCCCGGGAATTCGGACTGCGCAAGAAGATCGTGCTCGTCATCTTCGTGGCCGCCTTCATCATCATGATTGTGGGCGTCATGAACCTCGGTTGGTGGTTCCCGCAGATGGCCGCCGAATTCGTGACGCTGTCCATCCTGGTGATGTTCATCGGCGGCACGGGCAAAGACGGCGTGGGGGAGGCGAAGATGGTGGACGCTTTCGGTGCCGGCGCCTCCAGCCTGGTGCCCGTGGCCCTCATCATCGGCCTGGCCCGCGGCGTGAACCATGTGCTCACCGAGGGCATGATCAGCGACACCATGCTGAATGCGGCCTCCAACCTGGTGGCCGGCATGAGCGGCCCTCTGTTCGTGGTGTGCCTGCTGCTCATCTTCTTCGTGCTGGGCTTCGTGGTGCCCTCCTCCAGCGGCTTGGCGGTGCTGGCCATGCCCATCTTCGCGCCCTTGGCCGACACCGTGGGCATTCCCCGCTGGATCATTGTGGCGGCCTACCAGTTCGGCCAGTACGCCATGCTCTACATCGCGCCGACCGGCCTGGTGATGGCAACGCTGCAGATGCTTGACATGAAGATGTCCCACTGGTTCAAGTTCGTGTGGCCCATGATGGTGTTCACCCTCGTATTCGGCGCCATCCTTTTGAGCATCTGCTCCGTGGTGTTCGCGGTGTAG
- a CDS encoding type ISP restriction/modification enzyme produces MGYAELVESDACATDIRKYLVEGEQAAIIVRMPIIYNENLAFTGIPEVANDYKVDGRNPLEWMTDHYQLRTDKASAIVNDPNDCSDDSTYISALIPRLVAVSMGNFGHRERASSSERETTTSKLAVCLEGW; encoded by the coding sequence ATGGGCTATGCCGAATTGGTTGAAAGCGATGCCTGCGCTACCGACATTCGAAAGTATCTGGTCGAAGGAGAGCAGGCGGCTATAATCGTGCGTATGCCCATCATCTATAACGAGAACCTGGCATTTACCGGCATTCCAGAAGTCGCCAACGATTACAAGGTGGACGGACGCAATCCGCTCGAATGGATGACAGACCATTACCAGCTGAGGACGGATAAGGCATCGGCCATCGTGAACGATCCCAACGACTGCAGTGACGACTCGACGTACATCAGCGCCCTCATACCGCGTTTGGTCGCGGTATCCATGGGTAACTTTGGACATCGTGAACGAGCTTCCTCTTCTGAACGAGAAACCACAACTAGCAAATTGGCCGTTTGCCTGGAAGGTTGGTGA
- a CDS encoding GmrSD restriction endonuclease domain-containing protein, whose protein sequence is MAEPLFTRVDRSVGSLVGDVIEGRVGLPDLQRPFVWKDSDVRDLLDSMLRGYPIGYCILWESPDDQEEKKTSIGLNQKSYEQPKELVIDGQQRLTALVSAIYGVEVKDQSFGSRNIRIAYDPIEREFHTWDAAVAKDARYIPDVSEVFKAKRENRTSVFRRDYIKRLSESNEKRGKAQLTGSEEAAIEDGINELLNLETTYIIPILTISNRADEEQMSQIFIRVNSGGTKLTEDDFIMTLLSVYEPETRQRIEDWCEASHTPGIGTSYNALLIVKPSHIIRATVGFGFGRGRLRYARLILNGRNLETKETSVAQREKNFAAFNDALDKVLNLNDWHAFINALGEAGYVNPGMVSSENAIPLTYAIMLIAKHRFGITGEELQGVARRWFFMAILTQLYTGNFESVFEQELNAVKGLPDADAFRLWLDAEIGARLTDDFFNVTLPNEYSKNRASGPSWNGFLAAQVVLGSRVMFGTGTVAQLLAPASSGDKKSYDKHHVFPDNYLKGGIYSSIRDCRANFVALKYQKNIEISDDPPITYVAKLREEHGEEAYRAACVENALPEGFESMEYPDFLKVRQRLMAQLVKRAFGRL, encoded by the coding sequence ATGGCCGAGCCGCTTTTTACCCGCGTCGATAGGTCTGTTGGAAGCCTCGTGGGTGATGTGATCGAAGGGCGCGTGGGGCTGCCGGATCTACAGCGTCCGTTCGTCTGGAAGGACAGCGACGTCCGCGATTTGCTTGACTCCATGCTTAGAGGCTATCCTATAGGCTACTGCATCCTGTGGGAATCGCCGGACGACCAGGAGGAAAAGAAGACCTCCATCGGATTGAACCAAAAGAGCTACGAGCAGCCGAAGGAGCTGGTGATCGACGGTCAGCAGAGGCTGACCGCGCTGGTGTCGGCCATATACGGTGTTGAGGTCAAGGATCAGTCGTTCGGCAGCCGCAACATCCGTATCGCCTACGATCCCATAGAGCGCGAGTTCCACACCTGGGACGCCGCCGTTGCGAAAGACGCGCGGTACATTCCCGATGTGAGCGAGGTTTTCAAGGCCAAGCGCGAGAATAGGACGAGCGTCTTCAGGCGCGATTACATCAAGAGGCTCAGCGAGTCGAACGAGAAGCGCGGCAAAGCCCAGCTGACGGGTAGCGAAGAGGCTGCGATTGAGGACGGCATCAATGAGCTTTTGAACCTGGAGACGACCTACATCATCCCCATCCTGACGATCTCCAACAGGGCAGACGAAGAGCAGATGTCTCAGATATTCATCCGCGTGAACTCGGGTGGTACGAAGCTGACTGAGGACGATTTCATCATGACCCTGCTGTCGGTGTACGAGCCGGAGACGAGGCAGCGCATAGAGGACTGGTGCGAGGCGAGCCACACGCCGGGCATCGGAACCTCGTATAACGCTCTTCTGATCGTGAAACCGAGCCACATTATTAGGGCAACCGTGGGCTTTGGCTTCGGGCGCGGACGTCTCCGCTACGCGCGCTTGATCCTGAACGGGCGCAATCTGGAGACCAAGGAGACCAGCGTCGCGCAGCGCGAGAAGAACTTTGCCGCGTTCAACGACGCGCTGGACAAGGTCCTGAACCTGAACGACTGGCATGCGTTCATCAACGCCCTGGGGGAGGCGGGATACGTGAACCCGGGGATGGTGAGCTCCGAGAACGCGATCCCGCTCACCTACGCCATTATGCTGATCGCCAAGCACCGCTTCGGGATCACTGGGGAGGAGCTGCAGGGGGTGGCGAGGAGATGGTTCTTCATGGCCATCCTGACGCAGCTTTACACGGGCAACTTTGAGTCGGTCTTCGAGCAGGAGCTGAATGCCGTTAAGGGGCTGCCTGACGCCGATGCATTCCGATTGTGGCTCGACGCTGAGATCGGGGCGCGGCTGACTGACGACTTCTTCAATGTGACGCTGCCCAACGAGTACTCCAAGAACCGCGCAAGCGGCCCATCTTGGAACGGCTTCTTGGCGGCGCAGGTTGTACTGGGATCGCGGGTGATGTTCGGTACTGGCACCGTCGCGCAGCTGCTGGCCCCAGCAAGCAGCGGGGACAAGAAGTCCTATGACAAACACCATGTATTCCCAGACAACTACCTTAAGGGCGGTATCTACAGCAGCATCAGGGACTGCCGTGCGAACTTCGTTGCGCTTAAGTATCAGAAGAACATCGAGATAAGCGACGATCCGCCAATCACCTATGTGGCCAAGCTGCGCGAAGAGCATGGTGAAGAGGCGTATAGGGCGGCGTGCGTCGAGAATGCGTTGCCCGAAGGCTTTGAGAGCATGGAATACCCTGACTTCCTGAAAGTGCGGCAACGTCTGATGGCACAGTTGGTGAAGCGCGCATTTGGGAGACTGTGA
- a CDS encoding HEPN domain-containing protein — translation MADTEYTGFMYAAHRDVLVVENLAKEIDPYTEAIAFHSQQAAEKMVKNVFIQNGIVPSKTHSVDELLSKAIDSGWLSVEPQVIDAAINISMHAVAARYSQMPDIDRGEALQAIADCNTIAKSLAENGYDSVEIKVEVHYLHEEKPRDDSDE, via the coding sequence ATGGCTGATACGGAATACACCGGTTTCATGTACGCCGCCCACCGCGATGTGCTCGTTGTCGAAAACCTGGCGAAAGAGATCGATCCCTACACCGAGGCCATCGCCTTCCATTCGCAGCAAGCAGCAGAAAAGATGGTGAAGAACGTATTCATCCAGAATGGCATCGTTCCCAGCAAGACGCATAGCGTCGACGAGCTTCTGTCGAAAGCCATCGATTCCGGTTGGTTGAGTGTCGAGCCCCAGGTTATCGATGCCGCCATCAATATCAGCATGCATGCGGTTGCAGCACGCTATTCCCAGATGCCGGACATCGATCGCGGCGAGGCCCTTCAGGCCATCGCCGACTGCAACACCATCGCAAAATCACTCGCAGAAAACGGATACGACTCCGTAGAAATCAAGGTCGAAGTACATTACCTGCACGAAGAGAAACCGAGAGACGACTCGGACGAGTAG
- a CDS encoding nucleotidyltransferase domain-containing protein yields MKPNAKQLPIDHLDDIVGSIVNTVPTDAIYVFGSYARGEQTPDSDIDLYVVTKDAAKRPLAYGALVRKALLWMKRPKDVLCSSSDAFAQRSHDLSTPEYIVAREGVKIYG; encoded by the coding sequence GTGAAACCCAATGCGAAACAACTTCCCATCGATCATCTCGACGACATCGTGGGCAGCATCGTAAACACGGTGCCCACCGATGCCATTTACGTGTTCGGCTCCTACGCCCGGGGCGAGCAAACGCCCGATAGCGACATCGACCTCTACGTCGTCACGAAAGACGCCGCCAAACGCCCACTAGCCTACGGCGCCCTAGTTCGCAAAGCGCTCCTTTGGATGAAAAGACCCAAGGACGTGCTCTGCTCAAGCTCCGACGCGTTCGCACAACGCTCGCACGACCTCTCGACACCTGAGTACATCGTTGCCCGCGAAGGGGTGAAGATCTATGGCTGA
- the map gene encoding type I methionyl aminopeptidase, translating into MYDGLQSPGRNDECWCGSGKKYKKCHLDFDERLEELAEAGEEVPPRDLLKTPAEIEGIKRSAEVNIGVLDYVAERIAPGITTEQINQWVHDYTVEHGAIPAPLDYEGFPKSVCTSVNEVVCHGIPSSDEVLAEGDIVNIDCSTIKDDFFSDSSRMFCIGEVSPEAADLVRVTKEAVQVGLDAIKPWGHLGDIGAAVNAYVREHGYTVVREFGGHGIGLEFHEDPFVSFVTEAGTGPILVPGLCFTIEPMINAGAQEIDMTDPNGWTVRTADRSLTAQWEVQLVITEDGYELLSW; encoded by the coding sequence ATGTATGACGGCCTTCAAAGTCCTGGACGCAACGACGAGTGCTGGTGCGGCAGTGGCAAGAAGTACAAGAAATGCCACCTCGATTTCGACGAGCGCCTAGAAGAGCTCGCCGAGGCCGGCGAGGAAGTGCCGCCGCGCGATTTGCTGAAGACCCCGGCCGAGATCGAGGGCATCAAGCGCAGCGCCGAGGTGAACATCGGCGTGCTGGATTACGTGGCCGAGCGCATCGCGCCGGGCATTACCACTGAGCAAATCAACCAGTGGGTGCACGACTACACCGTGGAGCACGGCGCCATTCCCGCGCCGCTCGATTACGAGGGCTTCCCGAAGTCAGTGTGCACCTCGGTCAACGAGGTGGTCTGCCACGGCATCCCCTCTTCGGACGAGGTGCTCGCCGAGGGCGATATCGTCAACATCGACTGCTCCACCATCAAGGACGATTTCTTCTCGGACTCCTCTCGTATGTTCTGCATCGGCGAGGTGTCGCCGGAGGCGGCCGATCTCGTGCGCGTCACAAAAGAGGCCGTGCAGGTGGGGCTGGACGCCATCAAGCCGTGGGGGCATCTGGGAGATATCGGCGCCGCCGTGAACGCTTACGTCCGGGAGCACGGCTACACGGTCGTGCGCGAGTTCGGCGGCCACGGCATCGGCCTGGAGTTCCACGAGGATCCCTTCGTGAGCTTCGTCACGGAGGCGGGCACCGGGCCCATTCTCGTGCCGGGGCTCTGCTTCACCATCGAGCCCATGATCAACGCCGGCGCCCAGGAGATCGACATGACCGATCCCAACGGCTGGACGGTTCGCACCGCCGATCGCTCGCTCACGGCCCAATGGGAAGTCCAGCTCGTCATCACCGAGGACGGCTACGAACTGCTCAGCTGGTAG
- a CDS encoding TetR/AcrR family transcriptional regulator, which yields MITDLMAGESIFTSPNLSTKMRILHAVSKSLDQITVGEICRNAGISRQTFYRHFESKYDIPWWYSIFCRQFYLNEIGRTIDWKTGYYHHLRLIAQERDFFRESIQYSINTPFGQTIMPENRKSVLFDTLENYRHVEVNDNLRFIVEIFSKLECEVMNDWFRSDEPTDLARWTDDLVSLVPDRLYRALEIPATDR from the coding sequence ATGATTACTGATCTGATGGCGGGCGAGAGCATTTTCACTTCTCCCAATTTGAGCACCAAGATGAGAATTCTCCATGCAGTGAGCAAATCTCTCGATCAGATTACCGTAGGCGAGATCTGCCGCAATGCCGGCATATCGCGGCAAACCTTCTACCGGCACTTCGAGAGCAAGTACGACATTCCCTGGTGGTACTCCATCTTCTGCCGCCAGTTCTACTTAAACGAAATCGGCCGCACCATCGACTGGAAGACGGGGTACTACCACCATCTGCGCCTCATCGCCCAAGAGCGCGATTTCTTCCGCGAGTCCATCCAGTACTCGATCAACACGCCCTTCGGGCAGACCATCATGCCCGAGAACCGCAAGAGCGTCTTGTTCGACACCTTAGAGAACTACCGCCACGTCGAAGTGAACGACAACCTGCGCTTCATCGTAGAGATATTCTCGAAGCTGGAATGCGAGGTCATGAACGACTGGTTCCGCTCCGACGAGCCCACCGACCTTGCGCGCTGGACCGACGATTTGGTCAGCCTCGTGCCCGACCGCCTCTACCGCGCCCTGGAGATACCCGCAACCGATCGGTAG
- a CDS encoding DMT family transporter, translating to MNERAKYKLIGFIMMFASSSLMGGIGAFTRFIDAPGDFVSFWRNFAGLIALSIIFLFIGGFKKVKTTRFSGTMLLSGIFLGLLSGLYCLSTQYTTLANASFLIYTGPIYSTVLAAIFLKEKIDWKGILCIVAVVVGMLFIVGIVTPEGLTLDLDPAYTFGNAIALASGVAYGLYLFFSRYREDCDSNVRSWWNFLFASLAILVLLLWHNFFLQPLSYTEKVGGVTQFDAAGQIITHPWSLFTMPLDSWLWLIAAALITGFGAFYLLTHATKRLKAGELAAISYQETIMASLLGLCLFGETMTAFQLIGGALIVIGGVSQIVFTTKAANEVEGDAAVNGEVSLAAQVGAGGAGLIDATPDGMDPRMATKADGADAAAHRYDCEHAKLACD from the coding sequence ATGAACGAACGAGCAAAATACAAGCTCATCGGATTCATCATGATGTTCGCCTCCTCCTCGCTGATGGGCGGCATCGGGGCATTCACGCGCTTTATCGACGCTCCGGGCGACTTTGTGTCGTTTTGGCGTAATTTCGCAGGGCTTATCGCACTATCGATCATCTTTCTGTTTATCGGGGGATTCAAGAAGGTGAAAACCACGCGCTTCTCGGGCACGATGCTTCTCTCCGGCATCTTCCTCGGGTTGCTGTCGGGCCTGTACTGCCTGTCTACCCAGTACACGACGCTGGCCAACGCGTCGTTCCTCATCTACACCGGTCCCATCTATTCCACGGTTCTCGCGGCGATCTTCCTCAAAGAGAAGATCGACTGGAAAGGCATCTTGTGCATCGTGGCTGTGGTGGTGGGCATGCTGTTCATCGTGGGCATCGTGACCCCGGAGGGCCTGACCCTCGATCTTGACCCCGCCTACACCTTCGGCAACGCCATCGCCCTGGCCTCCGGCGTGGCCTACGGCCTGTACCTGTTCTTCTCCCGCTATCGGGAGGATTGCGACTCCAACGTGCGCTCCTGGTGGAACTTCCTGTTCGCATCGCTGGCCATTCTCGTGCTCCTGCTGTGGCACAACTTCTTCCTGCAGCCGCTTTCCTACACCGAGAAGGTGGGCGGCGTCACTCAGTTCGATGCGGCCGGCCAGATCATCACGCACCCCTGGAGCCTGTTCACCATGCCGCTCGATTCGTGGCTCTGGCTCATCGCGGCGGCGCTCATCACCGGTTTCGGCGCGTTCTATCTGCTCACCCATGCCACTAAGCGCCTGAAGGCCGGCGAGCTGGCCGCCATCTCCTACCAGGAGACCATCATGGCGTCGCTTCTGGGCCTGTGCCTGTTCGGGGAGACCATGACCGCCTTTCAGCTTATCGGCGGCGCGCTCATCGTCATCGGCGGCGTGAGCCAGATCGTCTTCACCACCAAGGCCGCCAACGAGGTAGAGGGGGACGCGGCCGTGAACGGCGAAGTGTCCCTGGCCGCCCAGGTGGGCGCTGGCGGAGCCGGCCTCATCGACGCCACGCCCGACGGCATGGATCCGCGCATGGCGACCAAGGCCGACGGTGCCGACGCGGCGGCGCACCGGTACGACTGCGAGCACGCGAAGCTGGCGTGCGACTAG
- a CDS encoding creatininase, with amino-acid sequence MKNTVYMEEMDAFTYRDKLAQEAVMFIPVGALEQHGSHMAMCVDAALTKAMAGATAEALVADTEGAVEGVVCAPINFGYRSQQRSGGGFHLSGTTSLAGSTLISLARDICYNLIEDGARKIVFMNGHYENYQFIFEGAQLALEKARTDGISDVKIQLLSYWDFVDDATIDALYPDGFTGWDLEHAGVMETSLMLLFHPDLVDMDRIDAGVYCDLPAVLPNYDVLPVVPGYTPPSGCLSHPGESTREKGVILRDVAVRNMVTAIENEFYRPGDFHEN; translated from the coding sequence ATGAAGAACACGGTGTACATGGAAGAAATGGATGCGTTCACCTATCGGGACAAGCTCGCCCAGGAAGCGGTTATGTTCATCCCCGTCGGCGCCCTGGAGCAGCATGGCAGCCACATGGCCATGTGCGTGGACGCCGCGCTCACCAAGGCCATGGCCGGCGCCACGGCCGAGGCGCTGGTGGCCGACACCGAGGGGGCGGTGGAAGGCGTGGTGTGCGCCCCGATCAACTTCGGCTATCGCTCCCAGCAGCGCAGCGGCGGCGGCTTCCACCTGTCGGGCACCACATCGCTGGCCGGCTCGACGCTCATCTCGCTGGCGCGGGATATCTGCTACAACCTCATCGAGGACGGCGCCCGCAAGATCGTGTTCATGAACGGCCACTACGAGAACTACCAGTTCATCTTCGAAGGGGCCCAGCTGGCTTTGGAGAAAGCCCGCACCGATGGCATCTCCGATGTGAAGATACAGCTTCTGTCCTACTGGGATTTCGTGGACGATGCCACCATCGACGCGCTGTACCCCGATGGGTTCACCGGCTGGGATTTGGAGCATGCCGGCGTGATGGAGACCTCGCTCATGCTGCTGTTCCACCCCGATCTCGTGGACATGGATCGCATCGATGCGGGGGTCTACTGCGACCTGCCCGCCGTCCTGCCGAACTACGATGTGCTGCCGGTGGTGCCCGGCTACACGCCTCCTTCCGGCTGCCTGTCGCATCCCGGGGAGTCCACCCGCGAGAAGGGGGTCATCCTGCGCGATGTGGCCGTGCGCAACATGGTCACTGCCATCGAGAACGAGTTCTACCGTCCGGGTGATTTCCATGAGAACTAG
- a CDS encoding MFS transporter: MRTSDIAPSGSAAAPALDADVPIAPAAGAASKGALGRVALSSFLGNFIEWFDYATYTYFAITIGAVFFPESGVNSTLMAFAVFALSFIFRPLGAVFWGNMGDKKGRKWSLSISIFLMSGAAFLIGCLPSFAAIGIASPVLLLVLRSVQGFSAAGEYSGAAVFLAEYAPADKRGRYCSLVPASTATGLFVGSTVALVLKSVLPEAALIEWGWRIPFLMAGPLGYIAHFIRTRLEDSPAFHEMEHEKKEVDRPSRLVFKKYRRRLLSSIAATMVNSVGFYLVLTYLPTYLTSYTTMGASEAQLATDIALVTYIFIIFGAGRLSDRVGRRRMLLGACATFIVLSIPCFLMLGTASLPIVIVAELIMCVTLSLNDANIACYQAEMFPTEVRYTGAALGSNIAYVVFGGTASFVATALIDATGNGLMPAFYMMAISAVAGAILFFTAHDYNGIPLDEIR, encoded by the coding sequence ATGAGAACTAGCGACATCGCCCCTTCGGGCTCTGCGGCCGCCCCGGCGCTGGATGCCGATGTTCCGATCGCCCCTGCGGCCGGCGCCGCCTCGAAGGGTGCCCTGGGACGCGTGGCTCTCTCCTCGTTCCTCGGCAATTTTATCGAGTGGTTCGATTACGCCACCTACACCTACTTCGCCATCACTATCGGCGCCGTGTTCTTCCCGGAATCGGGGGTGAATTCGACGCTCATGGCGTTCGCCGTCTTCGCGCTGTCCTTCATCTTCCGGCCTTTGGGCGCGGTGTTCTGGGGGAACATGGGCGACAAGAAGGGCCGCAAGTGGTCGCTTTCCATTTCCATCTTCCTCATGTCCGGTGCGGCATTCCTCATCGGGTGCCTGCCCTCCTTCGCCGCCATCGGCATCGCTTCGCCCGTTCTGCTGCTCGTGCTTCGTAGCGTGCAGGGGTTCTCGGCAGCGGGGGAGTACTCGGGCGCGGCGGTGTTTCTCGCCGAGTACGCGCCGGCCGATAAGCGGGGCCGTTACTGCTCGCTCGTGCCGGCCTCCACGGCTACAGGCCTGTTCGTCGGTTCGACGGTGGCCCTCGTGCTGAAGAGCGTCCTGCCCGAGGCTGCGCTCATCGAATGGGGCTGGCGCATTCCGTTCCTCATGGCCGGTCCTTTGGGGTACATCGCCCATTTCATCCGCACGCGTTTGGAGGACTCGCCGGCGTTCCATGAGATGGAGCACGAGAAAAAGGAGGTCGATCGTCCCAGTCGCCTCGTGTTCAAGAAGTACCGGCGGCGCCTTCTGTCTTCCATCGCCGCCACCATGGTCAACTCTGTCGGCTTCTACCTGGTGCTCACCTACCTGCCCACGTATCTGACGAGCTATACGACCATGGGTGCCTCCGAGGCCCAGCTGGCCACCGACATCGCGCTGGTTACGTACATCTTCATCATCTTCGGCGCCGGGCGCCTGTCGGATAGGGTGGGGCGGCGACGCATGCTGCTGGGCGCCTGCGCGACGTTTATCGTGCTTTCCATTCCCTGTTTCCTCATGTTGGGGACGGCGTCGCTGCCCATCGTTATTGTCGCCGAGCTGATCATGTGCGTGACGCTGTCACTCAACGATGCGAACATCGCCTGCTATCAGGCGGAGATGTTCCCCACGGAAGTGCGCTACACCGGTGCGGCTTTGGGTTCGAACATTGCCTACGTGGTGTTCGGCGGCACGGCGTCGTTTGTGGCCACGGCGCTCATCGACGCCACAGGCAACGGGCTCATGCCAGCTTTTTACATGATGGCCATCAGCGCGGTGGCCGGCGCTATCCTGTTCTTCACAGCTCACGATTATAATGGCATACCCCTGGACGAGATCAGGTAG